CGGTGGGCACCGTTGGCGACAGGCAGCAAGCCACCCTACGGCGCGGAGGTTCTTCGTGTTCACCGACCTGCCCCTGGACGAGCTGCACACCTACCGCCCGCCGCGCCCCGAGCCGGCCGGCTTCGACGCGTTCTGGCAGCGCACCCTCGACGAAGTCCGCGCCCATGACCTCGACGCACGCTTCACCGAGGTCGATACGGGGCTGGCGCTGCTGCGCACCCATGACGTGACGTTCTCCGGCTTCGGCGGGCACCGTATCCGCGGCTGGTTCCTCCTGCCGCGCGCGGCGGACGGGCCGCTGCCCTGCGTCGTGCAGTACCTCGGCTACGGCGGCGGCCGGGGGGTGGCGCACGACTGGCTGCTGTGGCCGTCCGCGGGGTACGCCACGCTCGTCATGGACACCCGTGGGCAGAGCGGCCCCAACCGGCCCGGTGACACCCCCGATCCGGCCGGCTCCGGCAATCCGGGCGTGCCCGGCAAGATGACCCAGGGGCTGCTGCGCCCCGAGGACTACTACTACCGGCGGCTGTTCACCGACGCGGTACGGGCCGTGGAGGTGGCACGCGGGCACCCGGCGGTGGACGCCGGCCGGATCGTGGTCGCCGGCGGCAGCCAGGGCGGCGCCGCGGCCCTGGCGACGGCGGGGCTGGTCCCCGGCCTGGCGGGCGCGTTGATCGACGTACCGTTCCTGA
This portion of the Streptomyces caniferus genome encodes:
- a CDS encoding acetylxylan esterase translates to MFTDLPLDELHTYRPPRPEPAGFDAFWQRTLDEVRAHDLDARFTEVDTGLALLRTHDVTFSGFGGHRIRGWFLLPRAADGPLPCVVQYLGYGGGRGVAHDWLLWPSAGYATLVMDTRGQSGPNRPGDTPDPAGSGNPGVPGKMTQGLLRPEDYYYRRLFTDAVRAVEVARGHPAVDAGRIVVAGGSQGGAAALATAGLVPGLAGALIDVPFLTHIRRAVEITDSGPYGELTRYFAGERGRIDTALHTLDHFDGLNFAARATAPALFGTALRDDVVPPSTGFAAYHHYAGEKELKVWRFNAHEGGGGEQRAAEMLFLRKLFG